In Desulfofustis limnaeus, the genomic stretch GCCGCAGTATCTTCTCTCGCTGAGTCATCCTGAAACCTCCGTTAAACACCCGTTAATCGCGCTCCTCACTGATAAACTTGCCGACCCGGTCAAGCGCCGCCTGCAGGTTCGGATCGATCTTCCCGGCCGCCACCTTCTCGTCGTATTCCCTACGCGCCTTTTCCAGAGGATCATAGGTCCGCAGCGGCGGTCGAGCCGGCGACTGGCGTGCTTTCGCCTCTCGCCCTCGATCGGCCTCGTTGGCCAGTTCCCAGGCAATCTTGCGCAGGTAATTGTGGTTCTTCATCGGCCGGGTGAGCCGGTCCCGTTGTTCGATCATCTGTTCCATGGCCCGCGCCCAGATCGCCGGGCTGCAATCACGGTCGACCTTGCCCTGTACCGAGACGTACCCGGCCGCAACCAGGGCGGCCAGCTCGCCGACGATCCGTTGCGCCTTCTGCCAGGAAAGCCCCCGCTCACCGGGCCGGAACAATCCGAGATAACCGAGCGCGATTTTCGGCAGCGGCGTGGGCAAGGCGGCGATCGCCGCCAGCACGTCACGGCACACCGCATCGTTCATCCAGGTCTCGGCGCTGGCGATCGCCCCACAGGAAGGACAGATAAGCTTCATCGGGCATCCTCTTTTTCAGTCACCTGCAACTGCATGATATAGACCGCGTTCGATTCGGCCGACAGATGCACGTATTTCCTCTCGTCCCGAACAAGAAACCTCTCGATCATTAGCAGCGCACCGATCGCGATCCCGGTGATCACGCCTATTGTGAAGCTGAAAAGGTCCACTCTGTCCTCTGTCTTCTAATTTCTGATATCGACTGGCATCGTCAGGCCGGAGGCGTCACCCTCCGACGACGCCGGGTCTCCCCGGCGTTTCGCCTCACTTCCGGCGATCCTCCACCGCTGCATTCGGCTTGGCTGGCTTCACGTTCTTAGTCGGCGTTCCGCAGATCGGACAGTAGAAGATGTGATGATGTTTCAAACCATCGCCCAAGAAACAATCGCAGTTCATGTCATACCGTTCGCTGTGGTCGTTCATAGCTGGCTCCTTTCGTTGTATGTGCAGGTGACGGTGACTCCGCCGACCTGATCGTATCTGACTCCGCCGTACCAGCCGCAGCGAATCCAGCGCCTGGTCTGCTCGTCACGGTAAACGCAGGTGCTGTTGATCGGGCAGTCAGCCTCGATCGATTGCTCTCGTTGGATGGCCCGGCGGATGGTCTTTCTCATGGTCACACCGCCGCGATATCGAGCGGGATCTGCCGCCACTGATCGCTGCCGCCGATCCGCTCATAGAGGCGCAGGTAGGTTCGCGATCCGGATACCGTGAGCGAATCGTTGATCGCCTGCATGGCCCGCTGCCAGCGCGGGTCTTCGATCTCGAACTTGCGCAGGGACAAGATCCGCTTGGTGTTCACGTTGCCCTTGCGGTCCACCTGGAAGGCGTCGTTCACCAGCAGCTTCAACTCCGGCCGGGAATCGCTGCTCCACTCTTGGAGGCACTGGTCGATCAACTCCTTGGCCACCTGCAGCCGCTCGTCGAAATCGAGATATTCGGACACGCTCCGGTCCACCCGGAAACGGCCGTCATAGCTGGTCAGCTGCACGTTTCCTTTGGTTCCGCCCAACTCTTTGCCGTACTCGGCGGCGGACAGATCGCAAAACGATTGAATCTCGGAGAGCGCCGAGGTCTTGAACGCGGCCAGGATCTCGGCGGTCTGCCGGGCCGTGGTCACCAGCTTGCGCACCAGCTCGTCGCGCAGCTTGTCGATCTCTTTCACCATTTCCAGGGGCACCAGCCGCCCCTGGGCGTCCTTCATGTAGCCTTCCGGCACGTCAT encodes the following:
- a CDS encoding DUF3164 family protein; translated protein: MLHNDVPEGYMKDAQGRLVPLEMVKEIDKLRDELVRKLVTTARQTAEILAAFKTSALSEIQSFCDLSAAEYGKELGGTKGNVQLTSYDGRFRVDRSVSEYLDFDERLQVAKELIDQCLQEWSSDSRPELKLLVNDAFQVDRKGNVNTKRILSLRKFEIEDPRWQRAMQAINDSLTVSGSRTYLRLYERIGGSDQWRQIPLDIAAV